The following coding sequences are from one Pseudomonas mendocina window:
- a CDS encoding MarR family transcriptional regulator, producing the protein MSYPDQHRFAMQVAQLSRAWRSELDRRLVGLGLSQARWLVLLHLARFTEMPTQRELAQSVGVEGPTLARLLDSLESQELVTRVAVPEDRRAKKIALQPKAQPLIEKIEAISTQLRQEVFAGIDEDDLRRCQQVHARVLGNLLK; encoded by the coding sequence ATGTCCTACCCCGATCAACATCGCTTCGCCATGCAAGTTGCCCAACTGTCCAGAGCCTGGCGCTCCGAGCTCGACCGGCGTCTGGTCGGCCTTGGGCTTTCGCAGGCTCGCTGGCTGGTGTTGCTGCACCTGGCGCGTTTCACCGAGATGCCCACACAGCGTGAGTTGGCTCAGAGTGTGGGCGTGGAAGGGCCTACCCTGGCTCGATTGCTCGACAGCCTGGAAAGCCAGGAGTTGGTCACGCGCGTAGCCGTGCCGGAGGATCGCCGTGCCAAGAAGATCGCGTTGCAACCCAAGGCGCAGCCGTTGATCGAGAAGATCGAAGCGATCTCCACTCAACTGCGCCAGGAGGTCTTTGCCGGCATCGACGAGGACGATCTGCGTCGTTGTCAGCAGGTGCATGCGCGGGTGTTGGGTAACTTGCTGAAGTAA
- a CDS encoding diguanylate cyclase yields MPNYHAWLDEVRPSPYADQLNLGFRGLRFSRALEREYRAYMLEDSFDLKRIALSVATLIWLALAVLDMLVVPASYLGWVIAIRVLVLLILLVCAALMLQRRHIHLLLPLSMACILGLGVGAALIVGIAHRADPGYPYEGLLLVSMAAYFLVGLRLSQALACSLVILLVYVAAEWFAGLPVPRLINNVLFLGFGNLSGAVGCYLLEYKSREHFLISRLMRLLAYHDSLTGLHNRRSFNRQFERLWRQAQRNDQSLALLLCDIDHFKAYNDCYGHQAGDAALQRVGALIEQAARRPLDMGVRLGGEEFALLLFDINAEEAQRRAEALRESLQAAAIAHRGSDSAEVLTMSIGIACLNPGTQAELSQLYEQADRALYEAKAFGRNQVSI; encoded by the coding sequence GTGCCTAATTATCATGCTTGGCTCGATGAAGTTCGCCCGAGCCCCTACGCCGACCAGTTGAACTTGGGTTTTCGCGGGTTGCGTTTTTCCCGAGCACTGGAGCGCGAGTACCGTGCCTATATGCTGGAAGACAGTTTCGATCTCAAGCGCATCGCGCTGAGTGTCGCGACGCTCATCTGGCTGGCGCTGGCTGTGCTCGACATGTTGGTGGTGCCTGCGTCGTACCTGGGTTGGGTCATTGCCATACGCGTGCTGGTGCTGCTCATCTTGCTGGTATGCGCGGCGCTGATGCTGCAGCGGCGACATATTCATCTGTTGTTGCCGCTGAGCATGGCTTGCATCCTCGGGCTTGGTGTGGGGGCTGCGCTGATCGTCGGTATTGCTCATCGCGCTGACCCCGGCTATCCCTATGAAGGCCTGCTGCTGGTAAGCATGGCAGCCTACTTTCTGGTAGGTCTGCGCCTGAGCCAGGCCCTGGCTTGTTCCCTGGTGATCCTGTTGGTGTATGTCGCGGCGGAATGGTTCGCCGGTCTGCCTGTGCCACGGCTGATCAACAATGTGCTGTTCCTTGGCTTCGGCAACCTGAGCGGTGCCGTCGGCTGTTATCTTCTGGAATACAAGTCGCGCGAGCATTTTCTGATCAGCAGGTTGATGCGGCTGCTGGCCTACCACGACAGCCTGACCGGACTGCACAATCGGCGCAGCTTCAACCGACAGTTCGAGCGCCTGTGGCGCCAAGCGCAGCGTAATGACCAGTCGCTGGCGTTGCTGCTGTGCGATATCGATCATTTCAAGGCATACAACGACTGCTATGGCCATCAGGCCGGCGACGCTGCGTTGCAGCGGGTAGGGGCATTGATCGAGCAGGCGGCGCGGCGTCCTCTGGATATGGGGGTGCGGCTGGGCGGTGAAGAATTCGCTTTGCTGCTGTTCGATATCAATGCCGAGGAGGCTCAGCGCCGGGCCGAGGCGTTGCGCGAATCTCTGCAGGCCGCGGCTATCGCGCATCGTGGCTCCGACAGTGCCGAGGTGCTGACCATGTCCATCGGTATTGCCTGCCTGAACCCTGGAACCCAGGCTGAACTGAGCCAGTTGTACGAGCAGGCTGATCGTGCCCTTTACGAAGCCAAGGCCTTCGGTCGCAACCAGGTATCCATCTGA